In Helianthus annuus cultivar XRQ/B chromosome 9, HanXRQr2.0-SUNRISE, whole genome shotgun sequence, the following are encoded in one genomic region:
- the LOC110874463 gene encoding uncharacterized protein LOC110874463 — protein sequence MSTVVTLFDEVAEKLVKRTAKSLVEEQLTDTSIDSPILPSALEALIGTKHTFEIKSHTYYRYGEYESFNCGKIVGPDMDKTGGSVNVVPSDLNGSPSATLKRDSNLPPPTPGSGRKLRKLCIQESDDDADEVSIDCTGVNDIVDDSGDAKEGSL from the exons ATGAGTACCGTTGTCACCCTCTTTGATGAAGTTGCTGAGAAGCTGGTTAAGAGGACTGCAAAGTCCTTAGTTGAGGAACAGTTGACG GATACTTCTATTGATTCTCCCATACTACCCTCCGCCCTCGAGGCCCTTATTGGAACAAAGCACACTTTCGAAATTAAGAGCCACACCTACTACCGTTATGGAGAATATGAGAGCTTCAATTGCGGCAAGATTGTTGGGCCTGATATGGATAAAACAGGTGGGAGTGTGAATGTTGTTCCGTCGGATTTAAATGGAAGCCCATCTGCCACCCTAAAGCGTGACTCGAACCTCCCGCCCCCAACCCCCGGATCTGGACGGAAACTTAGAAAGCT ATGCATTCAAGAATCAGATGACGATGCTGATGAGGTGTCCATTGACTGTACGGGAGTTAATGACATCGTGGACGATAGCGGCGATGCTAAGGAGGGTTCCCTCTGA
- the LOC118481760 gene encoding uncharacterized protein LOC118481760, which translates to MWYEERNKNTKSSDGTTFSSCCQDGKVLLPRLLEAPEPLRSLLDYNDTGTVRFREHIRVYNSMFCFTSFGGKIDHAINSGRSLYTFRISGQNYHRIGSMLPVEGEQPRYAQLYFYDTQNEVNNRIAALFGVSRSHSTCDETIVASLIRMLDNHSSLANAFRMARDWCIQNESNNCHLRLLGQVTNNPQYNRPNVSEVAVLITNDFGENTEPRDVIVSTQNGTLQRISELHQLYMPLQYPLLFPYGETGFHERIRYHDNTGRRSTKRQCVTMREYYCYRIHYRNNEGTTLLRGGRLFQQYLVDSYAAIEEHRLRWMRNNQNELRVELYHNVCDAVTRGDTNAKAIGQRIVLPATFTGSPRYMVQNYQDAMALCRAFGNPDLFVTFTANPKWPEIEDMVSLIPGQKSHDRADVVSRVFKLKLSFLIEDIMKKQIFGVCKSGKLCNALPLCFAVNSPTNTNLSKLFNFLLFDLSVFRNLSHWLYTAVYTIEFQKRGLPHAHLLIWLEHSAVSHTPAGIDDLISAEIPSKIDDPSGYKAVTDYMLHGPCGNDARSAPCTTDGKCMKHFPKPFYRETTIDEDGYPVYRRRDTKIFFIKGKTKLDNRFVVPYNRYLLLKYESHINVEWCNQSRAIKYLFKYLNKGPDRATMVVQENIGSDGENRSQKIVKVDEIKNYLDCRYLSPCEAVWRMLAFPIHYSFPSVMKLTFHTPNQHLLTLRDSDSLPALLNREGIRDTMFTQWFALNSRDAAARNLTYAEIPTKYVWHDDNKVWKTRLERPAIGRIVYCNPAAGPKYYLRMLLGIVRGPRSFEEIKTVDGIVYGTFKEACYAYGLLNDDKEWNDALSEAKLWASGSQLRELFVTMLLFCEVNRPSQLWSQNWEILSDDILYMKRRLYMFPGLQLSDDQLKNYCLIELNELLEKNGKSLVDFPDMPQPDTSLLDRMDNRLIREELSYNKKKMTDEHEQLYASLNTEQTAIYNTVIDSVTTHKGGFYFVYGPGGTGKTFLYRAILSRLRSMGLIALAVASSGIASLLLPGGRTAHSRFAIPLELLHNSTCSIKQNTQLAHLLQEVRLIIWDEAPMMQKFAFEALDKTLRDILGFCSTTNRERAFGGMPILLGGDFRQILPVIPKGKEKMLFKHA; encoded by the exons ATGTGGTATGAAGAGAGGAATAAAAATACAAAGTCCTCTGATGGGACGACTTTCTCTTCGTGCTGCCAGGATGGCAAGGTTTTGCTTCCTCGCCTTCTTGAAGCTCCTGAACCATTAAGATCATTACTTGATTATAACGACACGGGGACAGTTAGATTCAGAGAACATATTCGAGTGTACAATAGCATGTTCTGCTTCACATCATTTGGGGGAAAGATTGATCATGCTATAAATAGTGGTAGAAGCCTATACACCTTCCGAATAAGCGGGCAGAACTACCACCGAATAGGGTCCATGCTGCCAGTTGAGGGTGAACAGCCCAGATATGCTCAACTATATTTCTACGACACACAGAACGAAGTCAATAACCGTATAGCTGCTTTGTTTGGGGTTTCCCGTTCTCACAGCACATGTGATGAAACAATTGTTGCATCCCTCATCAGGATGCTGGACAACCACAGTTCTTTAGCTAACGCCTTTCGCATGGCACGCGACTGGTGCATTCAAAATGAAAGCAACAATTGTCATCTACGCTTACTCGGCCAAGTAACAAACAACCCACAGTACAACCGACCTAACGTGTCTGAGGTTGCTGTTCTTATCACAAACGACTTTGGAGAAAACACCGAACCACGTGACGTTATCGTCAGTACACAAAACGGCACGCTACAACGGATATCAGAATTACATCAGCTATACATGCCTTTACAATACCCGTTATTGTTTCCGTACGGAGAGACCGGGTTCCACGAACGCATACGTTACCACGACAACACTGGCCGTCGGTCTACTAAACGACAATGTGTCACGATGCGGGAATACTACTGCTACAGAATCCATTATCGCAACAATGAAGGCACCACCCTCCTAAGAGGCGGTCGTTTATTCCAACAATATTTGGTTGACTCATACGCGGCCATCGAGGAACACAGGTTGCGTTGGATGAGGAATAACCAGAATGAACTCCGCGTTGAACTCTACCATAATGTTTGTGACGCTGTGACGCGTGGGGATACAAATGCCAAGGCTATCGGACAACGCATAGTTTTACCAGCAACCTTTACGGGAAGCCCAAGATATATGGTCCAAAATTACCAAGACGCCATGGCTTTGTGCCGTGCTTTTGGGAACCCCGACCTGTTTGTGACATTTACAGCTAACCCAAAGTGGCCTGAAATCGAAGACATGGTCTCTCTCATACCAGGCCAAAAGTCTCATGACCGTGCAGATGTTGTATCACGCGTTTTTAAGCTAAAACTGTCCTTTTTGATCGAAGATATTATGAAGAAACAAATCTTTGGCGTCTGCAAATCAGGTAAACTTTGTAATGCCTTGCCTCTCTGTTTTGCTGTCAATTCTCCCACAAATACTAACCTTTCTAAACTTTTTAATTTCCTTCTTTTTGATCTCTCTGTCTTTCGCAATTTGTCTCACTGGTTATATACAGCTGTTTACACAATTGAGTTTCAAAAAAGAGGCCTACCACACGCGCACCTTTTAATATGGCTTGAACATTCTGCCGTGTCTCACACGCCTGCTGGTATAGATGACTTGATTTCAGCCGAGATCCCATCGAAAATTGACGACCCATCCGGCTATAAGGCTGTAACAGATTACATGTTGCATGGCCCATGCGGGAATGACGCTCGCAGTGCTCCGTGTACAACAGATGGAAAATGTATGAAACACTTCCCAAAGCCATTTTATCGAGAAACGACAATTGACGAAGACGGCTACCCGGTTTACCGGCGTCGAGATACAAAGATTTTCTTTATAAAGGGTAAAACGAAACTCGACAACCGGTTTGTCGTTCCATACAACCGTTATCTCCTTTTAAAGTATGAATCACACATCAATGTTGAGTGGTGCAACCAGTCCCGAGCTATAAAATACCTTTTTAAATACTTAAACAAGGGGCCAGACAGGGCTACAATGGTTGTTCAAGAAAACATTGGCAGTGATGGTGAAAATCGTTCACAAAAGATTGTTAAGGTTGATGAGATTAAAAACTATTTGGATTGTCGGTACTTATCGCCGTGTGAAGCTGTGTGGAGAATGCTTGCATTCCCTATACATTACTCATTCCCATCCGTCATGAAACTAACGTTCCATACACCTAACCAACATCTACTCACGTTACGTGATTCTGACAGTTTACCAGCCCTTTTAAACCGTGAGGGGATACGAGACACAATGTTCACCCAATGGTTTGCGTTGAACAGCAGAGATGCAGCGGCAAGAAACCTTACGTACGCCGAGATACCAACAAAGTACGTCTGGCACGATGATAACAAGGTATGGAAAACGCGGTTGGAACGGCCAGCAATTGGGCGGATCGTGTATTGCAATCCAGCAGCTGGGCCAAAGTATTACTTAAGGATGTTGTTAGGGATTGTGAGAGGGCCCCGAAGTTTTGAAGAAATAAAAACGGTCGACGGTATCGTATATGGAACGTTCAAAGAAGCCTGCTATGCATATGGCTTGCTTAATGATGACAAGGAATGGAATGACGCTCTCTCAGAGGCTAAACTATGGGCATCCGGCTCCCAACTACGGGAGTTATTTGTTACCATGTTATTGTTTTGCGAAGTGAACCGCCCATCGCAACTGTGGTCACAGAATTGGGAAATACTATCAGATGATATCTTATACATGAAACGTAGGCTCTACATGTTCCCTGGCCTACAGTTATCAGACGACCAACTTAAGAACTACTGCCTGATTGAACTAAATGAACTGTTGGAAAAAAACGGGAAATCATTGGTGGATTTCCCGGATATGCCACAGCCAGATACGTCGCTGCTCGATAGGATGGATAATCGTCTAATCAGAGAAGAGTTGAGTTACAACAAAAAAAAGATGACAGACGAGCACGAACAACTATATGCATCACTCAACACGGAACAGACGGCCATCTACAACACAGTCATTGATTCTGTTACCACCCACAAAGGAGGGTTTTATTTCGTCTATGGTCCGGGTGGGACAGGCAAGACTTTCCTATACAGAGCCATCCTGTCACGTTTGAGATCGATGGGACTAATTGCTCTTGCAGTTGCATCTTCag GTATCGCGTCCCTTCTATTACCCGGTGGTCGGACAGCGCATAGCCGGTTCGCTATCCCTTTAGAATTACTTCACAATAGCACGTGTTCCATTAAACAGAATACCCAATTGGCACACCTTTTGCAGGAGGTACGGTTAATCATCTGGGACGAAGCACCAATGATGCAAAAATTTGCATTTGAAGCACTAGATAAAACACTTAGAGACATCTTGGGGTTTTGTTCCACCACAAACAGGGAACGTGCCTTTGGTGGCATGCCTATCTTACTTGGTGGTGATTTCAGGCAAATCCTTCCCGTCATCCCAAAGGGAAAAGAGAAGATGTTGTTCAAGCATGCATAA
- the LOC110876026 gene encoding replication protein A 70 kDa DNA-binding subunit C-like, translated as MIHCTARNNIAHYFFDKIKEGGVYLLKGFTVQRTDQYRILKDSPFVIWLNGSTTVKRVDDTSGSFTRYPFLLTAFEDLEPTEGKYFVDVIGYVTEVGPQSVKASGARAVEFNLNNERNRRVRVTLWGNLGDALVKKKAENPAVYCLILTSMSAKFYLGVLGLASSSSTILIDGSDVPALQTFKSSVSCVAMGDSSDPVTEEVVCVGTLQELVDRVRADK; from the exons ATGATTCATTGTACCGCACGGAATAATATTGCACACTACTTCTTTGACAAAATCAAGGAGGGGGGTGTATATTTACTAAAGGGTTTTACAGTCCAACGCACCGATCAATACCGTATTTTAAAAGACAGCCCCTTTGTTATCTGGTTGAACGGCTCCACGACTGTTAAGAGGGTTGACGATACGAGTGGTTCATTTACACGCTACCCGTTCTTACTTACCGCTTTTGAGGACCTCGAACCGACAGAGGGCAAGTATTTTGTAG ATGTTATAGGATATGTAACTGAGGTTGGCCCCCAATCTGTGAAGGCATCAGGTGCTCGCGCGGTTGAGTTTAATCTAAACAACGAACG CAATCGCCGAGTTAGAGTGACGTTATGGGGAAATTTGGGTGATGCTCTGGTTAAGAAGAAGGCCGAAAACCCGGCTGTCTATTGCCTTATCCTTACTTCCATGAGTGCAAAATTTTACCTGG GCGTCCTTGGCTTGGCCAGTTCATCGTCAACTATACTCATTGATGGCTCCGATGTACCCGCCCTACAAACTTTTAAGTCATCCGTAAG CTGTGTAGCTATGGGAGATAGCAGCGACCCAGTCACCGAGGAAGTGGTCTGTGTTGGTACCCTACAAGAACTTGTGGACAGAGTTCGTGccgacaaataa